A single region of the Thermotoga profunda AZM34c06 genome encodes:
- the hemW gene encoding radical SAM family heme chaperone HemW, which translates to MHIPFCKSRCSYCDFVSYTDFSHVESYFNCLNKEIEMWSKLLGKQKIDTVYIGGGTPSDVPIEYISKLLKNVEKRFHLVDPEITVEINPNFSRFADLKNLGINRLSIGLQAADDTVLKAVSRRHSVYDFRKAYEGASAYFDNVNIDFIIGLPQESRQTITRNLELVEQYRPKHVSVYILEIHTENAIVSQIDQDNTAIHHEIFVNELERLGYERYEISNFSLPGYRCKHNLKYWHNDDYVGIGVSAGGHVKSKRYVNVSNLHRYIEMINSGEFAFEYFHENSSFEELRETLFMSLRLCDGVEIRRLKKLSPKMNVYRLIEMFPGQLIFDRNRLKISKSGMDFSCTLLSEIIDKDTLLRVTGGE; encoded by the coding sequence GTGCATATACCATTTTGTAAGAGTAGATGTTCTTACTGTGATTTTGTTTCATACACAGATTTTTCTCATGTGGAGAGTTATTTTAATTGCTTAAATAAAGAAATTGAAATGTGGTCAAAATTGCTTGGAAAACAAAAAATTGATACAGTATACATTGGTGGTGGTACACCAAGTGATGTACCGATTGAATATATTTCAAAACTTTTGAAAAACGTAGAGAAAAGATTCCACTTGGTTGATCCTGAAATCACAGTTGAAATTAACCCAAACTTTTCTCGTTTTGCCGATTTAAAAAACTTAGGAATAAACAGATTGAGTATAGGGCTTCAAGCTGCAGATGATACTGTTCTAAAGGCGGTGAGTCGAAGACACTCAGTTTATGATTTTCGAAAGGCTTACGAGGGTGCGAGTGCTTATTTTGACAACGTGAATATCGATTTTATTATTGGACTGCCACAAGAATCACGCCAAACTATTACAAGAAACCTTGAATTGGTAGAACAATATCGACCAAAGCATGTTTCTGTTTATATTCTTGAAATACACACGGAAAATGCTATTGTCTCACAAATAGATCAAGATAACACGGCAATCCATCACGAAATCTTTGTAAACGAACTCGAAAGACTTGGTTATGAAAGATATGAGATATCTAATTTCTCTTTACCTGGATATAGATGTAAACACAATCTGAAATATTGGCATAATGATGATTATGTGGGTATCGGTGTTTCTGCCGGCGGTCATGTTAAGTCAAAAAGATATGTAAATGTCTCGAATCTACATAGATATATTGAAATGATTAATAGTGGAGAATTCGCCTTTGAATACTTTCATGAGAATAGTTCTTTTGAGGAACTGCGAGAAACATTGTTCATGTCTTTAAGACTTTGTGATGGTGTGGAAATTCGAAGATTAAAAAAACTCTCACCGAAAATGAATGTATATAGATTGATTGAGATGTTTCCAGGGCAGCTAATTTTTGATAGAAATAGATTGAAAATATCCAAGTCTGGGATGGACTTTTCATGTACTTTGTTGTCTGAGATAATTGACAAAGATACCCTTTTACGGGTGACTGGGGGTGAGTGA
- a CDS encoding DHH family phosphoesterase — MNKFTAILSQINESQDILVIGHVMPDGDDISSVTSLTLGLRQLGKNCFGSIDYTIPEYYKVFAGVSELRSYEDLCDLTPQLIIVVDSSSPDRVGRFQSMLPHHKTVVIDHHATNTLFGDTNWVDASYAATAQMVYTLNKALGVVYDSELATTNFVGIATDSGFFRFSNTDERVFKDAAELVRFGAQPYFVAATILENKRPEQMRLYCTMVSHMILEDSLVYSWLSYEDYLQNDCVEDDSTGFVGEMRSLKDIEVAILVTEFPKNEIHVSLRSKNWLDVSKIASILGGGGHARAAGCSFKGAELKNVLNEVVGLTKDFLQGGIK; from the coding sequence ATGAATAAATTCACTGCGATATTATCCCAGATAAATGAGTCACAAGATATACTTGTGATAGGTCATGTGATGCCCGATGGAGATGATATAAGTAGCGTTACATCGCTTACTCTGGGCTTAAGGCAATTGGGTAAAAATTGTTTTGGATCGATAGATTATACAATTCCAGAGTATTACAAAGTTTTCGCTGGTGTGAGTGAGTTGAGATCATATGAAGATCTGTGCGATTTAACACCCCAGTTGATCATAGTTGTGGATAGTTCTTCACCAGACAGAGTTGGTCGCTTTCAATCAATGCTTCCACATCACAAAACCGTTGTTATAGATCATCACGCGACTAACACACTTTTTGGTGATACAAACTGGGTTGATGCGTCGTACGCTGCTACTGCGCAGATGGTATATACTCTGAATAAGGCACTTGGTGTGGTGTATGATTCCGAGCTTGCAACGACAAATTTCGTTGGCATAGCAACTGATTCGGGCTTCTTTAGATTTTCAAACACAGACGAGCGAGTCTTTAAAGATGCAGCTGAACTCGTTCGATTTGGTGCCCAACCGTATTTTGTTGCTGCCACGATACTTGAAAATAAGCGACCCGAACAAATGAGGTTGTACTGTACTATGGTCAGTCATATGATACTCGAAGATTCCTTGGTTTACTCCTGGTTGAGTTATGAAGATTACCTTCAAAACGACTGCGTAGAAGACGATAGTACGGGATTTGTAGGTGAGATGAGATCACTGAAAGATATAGAAGTTGCGATCTTGGTGACAGAGTTTCCAAAGAATGAGATACACGTCAGTTTGAGGTCTAAAAATTGGTTAGATGTGAGCAAAATAGCATCTATTCTGGGTGGTGGTGGGCATGCAAGGGCGGCTGGATGTTCTTTCAAAGGAGCAGAATTGAAAAACGTATTGAACGAAGTTGTCGGCCTGACGAAAGACTTTCTGCAGGGGGGAATCAAGTGA
- the rnr gene encoding ribonuclease R, with protein sequence MSQSTSDLRERIERILVDNMKLTLKEFLKVLGVKNKNQRKEVKAVLNELVKNGTLIRDGRGRYRRIGEDLIVGTIEFTRRGNMAFVIAQDGKEIAVPLDNTNGAIHGDKVLIEIIGKWRNLPMGRVLRILERGKDKIIGVLQLKRSFSYVIPDDSKIVYDFFVPLEYMHGAKPGQKVIAKITKWPSHGRYPEAEIINVLGDVDDPKVDIPSVIAKHGLREEFPPEVMDEIRKLPNEVLDEEKKDRKDFTDQIVFTIDGEDAKDFDDAVSIRKLSKNKYLLSVHIADVSHYVKEGSAIDKEAFSRGTSVYLLDKVIPMLPFKLSNNLCSLVEGKDRLTFTVQMTLDCEGNTLSYEISPSVIRSKKRLTYTIVNRYFLGDPAAQKQLGKKICHSLDLMRELSKILRESRRRRGAILDVEGGEVDVITDEKGYVVDILPRKRGEAEILIEEFMIKANETVAEVFHNAGLPFVYRIHEQPDPEVLIQLREYVEALGLKIKFPKTVHSSVLQKILEAVKDHPLRSSVEKLLVRSMKRAIYSAFNVGHFGLASFAYTHFTSPIRRYPDLVVHRLLKLYLEQGGKFTSKQIEVYSQLLPKIAEHCSKKERTADEAEWDLISIKKVEYISRYMGKTFDVVVTNVTRFGLFVEIPDKLISGLIHISTLDDYYNYDEKKNILIGERTGRMFKIGDLLKAKVVNANKISGEIDFELVEEEENVGKRISR encoded by the coding sequence GTGTCACAATCTACCAGTGATCTTAGAGAAAGGATAGAACGAATCCTTGTTGACAATATGAAATTGACATTGAAGGAATTCCTCAAGGTTCTTGGGGTGAAGAATAAAAACCAAAGGAAGGAAGTCAAGGCTGTATTGAACGAACTTGTCAAAAATGGAACGCTCATTAGAGATGGAAGAGGTCGATATCGCAGGATCGGCGAAGATTTGATCGTCGGCACAATTGAATTCACACGCCGAGGTAACATGGCGTTTGTCATAGCACAAGACGGTAAAGAAATAGCTGTACCTCTCGATAACACGAATGGCGCTATCCATGGTGACAAGGTTTTGATTGAAATAATAGGTAAGTGGAGAAATTTACCGATGGGTAGGGTATTGAGAATTTTAGAACGCGGTAAGGATAAGATAATCGGAGTTCTCCAGCTTAAGAGGTCTTTTTCTTATGTGATACCAGATGATTCAAAGATTGTTTATGATTTTTTTGTACCATTGGAATATATGCATGGTGCTAAGCCTGGGCAGAAGGTCATAGCCAAGATCACAAAATGGCCATCACATGGTAGATATCCTGAAGCCGAAATCATAAATGTACTCGGTGACGTAGATGATCCCAAGGTTGATATCCCAAGTGTAATAGCCAAACATGGTTTGAGAGAAGAATTCCCGCCAGAGGTAATGGATGAAATAAGAAAACTACCCAACGAGGTTCTCGACGAAGAAAAAAAGGATAGAAAGGATTTTACAGACCAAATCGTCTTCACCATAGATGGTGAAGATGCAAAAGATTTCGATGACGCAGTTTCAATAAGAAAACTTTCTAAAAACAAATATCTTCTGTCGGTGCACATTGCTGATGTTTCTCATTACGTAAAGGAAGGTTCTGCAATCGACAAAGAGGCATTTTCAAGAGGTACAAGTGTTTATTTACTTGACAAAGTCATACCGATGTTACCCTTCAAATTGTCAAACAATTTGTGCAGCCTGGTTGAAGGAAAAGACAGACTCACATTCACAGTCCAAATGACATTAGACTGTGAAGGCAACACTCTGAGCTATGAAATATCACCGAGTGTAATAAGGAGTAAGAAGCGTTTGACATACACCATCGTAAACAGGTATTTTCTGGGCGATCCGGCAGCTCAAAAACAGTTGGGTAAGAAGATCTGTCATTCGCTTGATTTGATGCGCGAACTGTCGAAAATTCTCAGAGAGAGCAGAAGACGTAGGGGTGCAATTCTCGATGTCGAAGGTGGTGAAGTCGATGTAATAACGGACGAGAAAGGTTATGTTGTTGATATATTACCTCGCAAAAGGGGCGAAGCAGAGATCTTGATAGAAGAATTCATGATAAAAGCCAATGAAACTGTAGCAGAGGTCTTTCACAACGCTGGGTTACCTTTTGTTTATAGAATACACGAACAACCAGATCCAGAGGTTTTGATTCAGTTGCGAGAATATGTGGAAGCACTGGGGTTGAAGATAAAATTTCCCAAGACAGTTCATTCGAGTGTTCTTCAAAAAATACTGGAGGCCGTCAAAGATCATCCACTCAGATCAAGTGTCGAAAAGCTTTTAGTTCGCTCGATGAAACGCGCAATTTATTCTGCTTTCAATGTTGGGCATTTTGGTTTGGCATCTTTCGCATATACTCACTTCACATCACCAATCAGAAGATATCCCGATCTCGTAGTGCATCGACTCTTGAAATTGTATTTAGAACAAGGTGGTAAATTCACATCGAAGCAAATAGAGGTATATTCACAGTTACTTCCAAAGATCGCGGAACATTGTAGTAAAAAAGAGAGAACAGCCGATGAAGCCGAATGGGATTTAATAAGTATAAAAAAAGTTGAGTACATAAGCAGATATATGGGAAAGACATTCGATGTAGTTGTGACCAATGTAACGAGGTTTGGTTTATTTGTTGAAATTCCAGACAAATTAATCTCTGGTTTGATTCATATATCAACCCTGGATGATTACTACAACTACGATGAAAAAAAGAATATCTTGATTGGTGAGAGAACAGGGCGAATGTTCAAGATTGGTGATTTGTTAAAGGCAAAAGTTGTCAATGCCAATAAAATTTCAGGCGAGATAGATTTTGAACTTGTGGAGGAAGAAGAAAATGTGGGTAAGAGAATTTCAAGGTAA
- a CDS encoding diguanylate cyclase, with protein sequence MKLVRFLRETYVGDEHLIINENVYMRLRVIKPEVIGNKKQELTNLLASFTRVRHPGILVPEAYDLRDMPRIYFPYLEGKPIDLQNKVEKENFVLFLLNLLRELVHRGVTIPVISIEDFLKAENFFMLPPCWVNPDHLPKGNYTFIAPEFVKRQKISVASTVYVFGKLIDALSETKEIRQLISIFIKEDPSERKTHFPAAVYLLSETMSPVGLMGLRLTTIHRDEENKILDSIKNNERRLKTVFVYGPQRIGKTTLLSSVSDQLRNDGYPVIWTTDLQNFIVGILQFVDDKILSNLDEKDKEWIEKAALLNHINASEVVLRVAKIMNNLPPVVIIVDDAHEMDLSLKATIEQLQNYNYSFGHTLILASSHRDIPLSYDLLVELEPFDISKTIEMISSMFMMNKDEIEEFSKWIHVISRGLPGRVVELVKIMLKNNALHVEKNKVIVNQEILSRTDFKEILQLSLEKMVRSDVHLIAVLGERFEIKELEYLSLVSSQDISKINSKLAELIENGLVYWEDGKYRFIVSDVWRMFYEQIEAQEKIKLHSELVNMVKEPSKKAWHLRMLGRENAAVVLYLLTARRELANYHDVSTAISLLEEAEKLLEGRESYAFNSLKLKALQIKQDSNALERYALALGKKYDFLRYSALVHASKISLAKQIEETDIFESKAAYGRLSKLCCKMRRMLLSGENLPERLLGEVEVLLASLSDIKLHRKLRSQTLLLITQNIHRSSISNLELLNQAKQIAQSEGFLDLLALILNELGTRLAANSEASRLFEHVIEIAHKIGSDGLAMTALSNMIWTNLYRGNVHKMFQDIARLRQLTSITGNIQLEAYSHFVEANFHMYNRELDEALEDYSRELSIEKYLGIEQRALRGIVCAYALFGDVDSARRVILENIENPAINNQGFARFRDLFLAEDDAKFLEAWQRFLIRDTPYWAEEACQIFAERLIKIDRDGFLKFTKQLETSAIKSGAFLSLAQIYEGLAIAYKSIEAIPLAMNYAEKAVSIYRTRLFTNAAAWLEKKMNISSEINLLRLFDELRLNFGETSEQSLKLAQEQLEKIMKNSVFVQHVLDILKVTDPQDEIHTTMEFLVSKIMNLLPVSSVGLVLLDPRGKVLEYAGFNIKQIPKEIKVSYTPFELCNKIEIYDGFTVVMYVANQSLHLDELSGYELTKMVLNLQEVIIYALKNIIIYHRSITDPLTGLHTRWYFITRLHEEFERVRRYGGHFSVVMCDIDDFKKINDTFGHRIGDEVLKFIASVLRSSTRASDIVGRYGGEEFILILPNTNQENAAKVAEKILYQIIETNPFDFRVTMSFGVSGYPEHVVFEAEDLIALADKATYASKERGKACVTIYQ encoded by the coding sequence GTGAAATTAGTCAGGTTTCTCAGAGAGACATACGTCGGCGACGAGCATCTAATCATTAATGAAAATGTGTACATGAGACTACGCGTAATAAAACCTGAAGTAATTGGCAACAAAAAACAAGAACTGACCAATTTATTGGCTTCATTCACGCGCGTAAGACATCCTGGGATTTTGGTACCCGAGGCTTATGATTTGAGAGATATGCCAAGGATCTATTTTCCATACTTAGAAGGTAAGCCAATCGATCTTCAGAACAAGGTAGAAAAGGAAAATTTCGTGCTCTTCTTGTTGAATTTGTTGCGTGAACTTGTGCATAGAGGAGTTACAATACCCGTTATCTCGATTGAAGATTTTCTCAAGGCTGAAAATTTCTTCATGCTTCCACCATGCTGGGTTAATCCAGATCATCTACCAAAGGGAAACTATACCTTCATAGCACCAGAGTTTGTTAAAAGGCAGAAAATCTCAGTTGCTTCCACTGTTTATGTGTTTGGAAAACTGATAGATGCTTTGAGTGAAACAAAGGAGATAAGGCAACTCATTTCTATCTTCATCAAAGAAGATCCAAGTGAGAGAAAGACTCACTTTCCGGCGGCGGTTTATCTTCTAAGTGAAACAATGTCTCCTGTTGGTCTAATGGGATTGCGCCTCACAACAATTCATAGAGATGAAGAAAACAAGATACTTGATTCCATAAAGAACAATGAAAGGCGCCTGAAAACTGTTTTTGTCTACGGTCCTCAGAGAATTGGAAAGACAACTCTTTTAAGTTCTGTATCTGATCAGCTCAGAAATGACGGTTATCCAGTGATCTGGACTACAGATTTGCAAAATTTCATTGTTGGTATACTTCAGTTTGTAGACGATAAGATACTTTCAAATTTAGATGAAAAGGATAAAGAATGGATCGAAAAAGCAGCATTACTTAACCATATAAATGCTTCAGAAGTTGTTCTCAGAGTTGCCAAGATCATGAACAATTTACCTCCTGTCGTAATAATCGTTGATGATGCACATGAAATGGATCTTTCACTCAAAGCAACTATTGAGCAATTGCAAAATTACAATTATTCCTTTGGTCATACCTTGATCTTGGCATCATCTCATAGAGATATTCCTCTTTCCTATGATTTACTTGTTGAACTCGAACCTTTTGATATATCCAAAACAATTGAAATGATATCATCTATGTTCATGATGAATAAAGACGAGATTGAAGAATTCAGTAAGTGGATTCACGTGATCAGTCGTGGTTTACCTGGTCGGGTAGTTGAATTAGTTAAAATCATGCTGAAAAACAACGCACTGCACGTAGAGAAAAATAAGGTCATTGTCAACCAAGAGATCTTAAGTAGAACAGATTTCAAAGAAATATTGCAACTATCATTAGAAAAGATGGTCAGATCTGATGTTCATTTAATAGCTGTATTGGGAGAAAGATTTGAAATAAAAGAACTCGAGTATCTCAGTTTGGTGAGTTCGCAGGATATCTCTAAAATCAATTCAAAATTGGCTGAGCTGATCGAGAATGGCCTGGTGTACTGGGAAGATGGAAAATACAGATTCATAGTTTCTGATGTCTGGAGGATGTTTTACGAGCAAATAGAAGCTCAAGAGAAGATCAAATTGCACAGTGAATTAGTAAATATGGTCAAAGAGCCTTCAAAGAAAGCTTGGCATTTGAGAATGCTTGGTAGAGAGAATGCTGCAGTTGTATTATATCTTTTAACCGCGAGAAGAGAACTCGCCAATTACCACGATGTCTCGACTGCCATATCTTTGTTAGAAGAAGCCGAAAAACTTTTAGAAGGTAGAGAAAGTTATGCTTTCAATAGCTTAAAGTTAAAAGCGCTGCAGATTAAGCAAGACTCCAATGCTTTAGAGAGATATGCACTTGCCTTGGGTAAGAAATACGATTTTCTCAGATACAGTGCTTTGGTGCATGCATCAAAAATAAGCCTTGCAAAACAAATAGAAGAAACAGATATTTTTGAATCCAAAGCAGCTTATGGTAGGCTCTCAAAGTTATGTTGTAAAATGAGAAGGATGCTGTTATCGGGGGAAAATCTACCTGAGAGATTACTTGGTGAAGTTGAGGTTTTGCTCGCAAGCCTTAGTGATATAAAACTGCATAGGAAGTTGAGATCACAGACTCTGTTGTTAATCACACAGAATATCCATAGATCGAGCATAAGCAACTTAGAGCTGTTGAATCAAGCTAAGCAAATTGCCCAAAGTGAAGGTTTCTTAGATCTTTTGGCGCTAATTCTCAATGAACTTGGTACGAGACTTGCTGCCAACTCGGAAGCATCGAGGTTATTTGAACATGTCATTGAGATTGCCCACAAAATAGGATCTGACGGATTAGCAATGACCGCATTGTCCAACATGATTTGGACAAATTTGTACAGGGGTAATGTACATAAAATGTTTCAAGATATTGCAAGATTGAGGCAGTTAACCAGCATAACTGGAAATATTCAACTTGAAGCTTACAGTCATTTTGTAGAAGCAAATTTTCATATGTACAATCGTGAATTGGATGAAGCTCTGGAGGATTATTCTCGTGAACTTTCAATAGAAAAATACCTTGGTATTGAGCAAAGAGCATTGAGAGGAATTGTCTGTGCTTATGCTTTATTTGGAGATGTCGATAGTGCAAGACGAGTGATATTAGAAAATATCGAAAACCCCGCTATTAACAACCAGGGTTTTGCGCGTTTCAGAGATTTATTTTTAGCTGAAGACGATGCGAAATTTCTGGAGGCATGGCAGAGATTTCTCATAAGAGATACTCCATACTGGGCTGAAGAAGCGTGCCAAATATTTGCAGAAAGGTTGATAAAAATCGATAGAGATGGTTTTCTCAAGTTTACGAAACAACTCGAAACGAGTGCAATAAAAAGTGGAGCCTTCTTGTCTCTTGCGCAAATCTACGAAGGTTTGGCGATCGCATATAAATCTATCGAAGCTATTCCATTGGCAATGAACTACGCAGAAAAGGCAGTTTCGATTTACAGAACCAGATTATTTACAAATGCCGCAGCTTGGCTTGAGAAAAAAATGAATATATCTTCGGAAATAAACTTACTCAGACTATTTGATGAGCTGCGTTTGAATTTTGGTGAAACATCCGAACAATCTCTGAAATTAGCTCAAGAACAATTAGAAAAGATCATGAAAAATTCTGTCTTTGTCCAACATGTCCTTGATATTCTCAAAGTCACTGATCCACAAGATGAGATCCATACAACCATGGAATTCCTTGTTTCAAAAATAATGAACCTTCTACCAGTATCATCCGTAGGATTGGTGCTACTCGATCCACGTGGTAAAGTTTTGGAGTATGCGGGTTTCAACATCAAACAAATACCAAAGGAAATAAAGGTTTCCTACACACCATTTGAATTATGTAACAAGATAGAGATATATGATGGGTTTACTGTTGTTATGTACGTTGCTAATCAATCGTTACACCTTGATGAATTATCAGGTTATGAGCTCACAAAGATGGTCCTGAATCTGCAGGAAGTGATTATTTATGCATTGAAGAACATAATAATTTATCACAGAAGTATCACCGATCCTTTGACAGGTTTGCACACACGTTGGTATTTCATAACGAGATTACATGAAGAATTCGAAAGGGTAAGAAGATACGGTGGACACTTTTCAGTGGTGATGTGTGATATCGACGATTTCAAGAAGATAAACGACACCTTTGGGCACAGAATCGGTGATGAAGTATTGAAATTCATTGCCTCAGTACTAAGAAGCAGTACGAGGGCAAGTGACATTGTTGGGAGATATGGCGGAGAAGAATTCATACTGATACTTCCAAATACAAACCAAGAAAATGCCGCTAAGGTCGCAGAAAAGATTCTATACCAGATCATAGAAACAAATCCATTTGATTTTCGGGTAACGATGAGTTTTGGTGTCTCTGGTTACCCAGAACATGTGGTATTTGAAGCAGAAGATCTAATAGCCTTGGCTGATAAGGCTACATATGCATCAAAGGAAAGGGGTAAAGCCTGTGTCACAATCTACCAGTGA
- a CDS encoding flavin reductase family protein, with translation MVFAENLEKYNLHYPANVAIICCKYEERTNLMAAAWHTQLSHDPPLYGVSVSPKRFTHDLILVSKEFTVNFVRFDQSRFAAFVGKTSGRDIDKINVFEIDLSDGKNVKAPVLKNAYAAYECKLVDFRKTGDHTFFVGKIVGVHYDPNAFSPFLNTTPTLYLGSDMYVTFDPSTKRLHDEKQVKEYLSKWVQGD, from the coding sequence ATGGTCTTCGCGGAGAATCTGGAAAAATACAATCTTCACTACCCAGCAAATGTCGCAATCATTTGCTGCAAATATGAAGAAAGAACCAATCTCATGGCTGCGGCGTGGCATACACAGCTTTCGCATGACCCTCCACTCTATGGTGTATCAGTCTCTCCAAAGAGGTTCACCCACGATTTGATATTAGTCTCAAAGGAGTTCACAGTCAATTTTGTCAGATTCGATCAAAGTCGTTTTGCAGCCTTTGTCGGTAAGACATCTGGTAGGGATATTGACAAGATCAATGTATTTGAAATAGATTTGTCCGATGGTAAAAATGTAAAGGCACCCGTGCTGAAAAATGCCTACGCTGCTTATGAGTGTAAACTCGTTGATTTTCGCAAGACAGGAGATCACACCTTTTTTGTGGGAAAGATAGTTGGAGTCCATTATGATCCAAATGCATTTTCACCTTTTTTGAATACCACTCCGACACTTTATTTGGGATCAGATATGTATGTTACTTTCGATCCATCGACAAAGCGATTACATGATGAAAAACAGGTCAAGGAATATTTATCTAAATGGGTACAGGGTGATTGA
- the gatB gene encoding Asp-tRNA(Asn)/Glu-tRNA(Gln) amidotransferase subunit GatB: protein MSYRTVIGLEIHVQLMTKTKAFCSCRADVFELPPNTAICPVCTGQPGALPVVNSSMIDYAAKIALALNCEIHEYSRFDRKNYFYPDLPKGYQITQYFYPIATSGYLDIDIDGQTKRVRIRRLHIEEDAGKLVHEGDSITQAQYSLVDMNRCGIPLVEIVTEPDLSSPKEARLFVEKLRTILRYLEVSTGDMEKGALRCDANISVVDELKDIQSNRVEVKNMNSFKFIEKALEYEQQRIIEALKNGQNVEKETRGWDLSSKITISMRGKEEESDYRYFPEPDIPPVIFSKERLEHIKSSLVELPDQKIERFIEFYKIPRYDATVLAMNKEIADFYEACVKQTNKPKEVSNWIMTEMLREMKQLETEQISITPMHISELFSLMDKGEISIKMAKEIFPEIFRTGKMPSQVLEERGMKQISDEKFIEQIVRKAMTQNPKAVEQYKSGKTNIIGYFIGQVMKETKGSANPQLVNDIVKRLLEGST, encoded by the coding sequence ATGAGCTACAGGACAGTTATCGGACTTGAAATACACGTTCAGTTGATGACTAAAACAAAGGCATTTTGCTCTTGTAGAGCAGACGTATTTGAATTACCCCCTAATACAGCCATATGTCCAGTTTGCACGGGTCAGCCTGGTGCGCTACCCGTTGTAAATTCTTCAATGATAGACTATGCAGCAAAAATCGCCCTTGCTTTGAACTGTGAGATTCATGAGTACTCAAGATTTGATAGAAAAAATTATTTCTACCCTGACTTACCAAAAGGGTATCAGATAACACAGTATTTCTATCCTATAGCAACTTCGGGATATCTGGATATAGATATCGATGGGCAGACAAAAAGGGTTAGAATCAGAAGACTGCATATAGAAGAGGATGCAGGTAAATTAGTACATGAAGGAGATTCAATAACTCAAGCTCAGTATTCTTTGGTTGATATGAATCGATGTGGGATTCCGTTAGTTGAAATAGTCACTGAACCAGATCTTTCATCACCTAAGGAAGCAAGACTTTTCGTAGAAAAACTCCGCACAATATTGCGATATTTAGAGGTTAGCACGGGTGATATGGAAAAAGGTGCTCTTAGATGTGATGCAAACATTTCCGTGGTCGATGAACTCAAAGATATCCAAAGCAACAGAGTAGAGGTCAAAAATATGAACTCTTTTAAATTCATAGAAAAAGCCCTTGAATACGAACAACAGAGGATAATTGAGGCTTTGAAGAATGGACAAAATGTTGAAAAAGAAACAAGAGGATGGGATCTGAGTAGTAAAATAACAATCTCAATGCGTGGTAAAGAAGAAGAAAGTGATTATAGATACTTTCCGGAACCAGACATCCCACCAGTGATTTTTTCAAAAGAAAGATTGGAACACATCAAATCATCACTTGTTGAATTACCCGACCAGAAGATAGAAAGATTTATTGAATTTTATAAAATACCGAGGTATGATGCGACAGTTCTTGCAATGAACAAAGAAATAGCAGATTTTTATGAAGCTTGTGTGAAACAGACAAACAAGCCCAAGGAAGTGAGTAACTGGATAATGACTGAGATGCTCAGAGAAATGAAACAACTTGAAACTGAACAGATAAGCATCACACCGATGCATATTTCTGAGCTGTTCTCTTTAATGGACAAGGGCGAAATTTCCATTAAGATGGCAAAGGAAATATTCCCCGAAATCTTCAGGACAGGCAAAATGCCAAGTCAAGTTTTAGAAGAAAGGGGCATGAAACAGATCAGCGATGAAAAATTCATAGAACAGATAGTCAGAAAGGCCATGACGCAAAATCCAAAGGCTGTAGAACAGTACAAATCAGGAAAGACAAACATCATAGGTTATTTCATAGGACAGGTTATGAAAGAAACCAAGGGATCTGCAAATCCACAGCTGGTAAATGATATCGTAAAACGTTTGCTGGAGGGATCAACTTGA